The Pyrus communis chromosome 12, drPyrComm1.1, whole genome shotgun sequence genomic sequence ttttgtttgaaaggCATTTGTGTCCTATTAATTTTTAGTGAAGTTGTGACCTCAAAAATCGGGATGCTGACTTTATGTATAGAACCCCAAAATGGGCTGCTGGATTTAtatatagaattccaaaacggGGCTgttagctatatatatatatatgataaagGCGTGGCTTGAAATGGGGCTGCTGGTTTTATATAtggaaattttaacaaaaaaaaatctacaatactgttaattttaacgaaaaatcatatttttctaaaaaattaaatttgttactatttattttactctttattttatttttatcattaaaacttaaaattttcaaacgactttcattattttttattttatatatagatataagatataaatataatatacataaaAGATTCCACACATCAAATCAAACTCCCTCTTCGAACGCATTAATCATCAAATCACATTCGTACATCCACATCGAACGTCTATCATGCCAGTGGTAGACCATCAGATCATAGTATGTTCTCGTCGGGGCCCACTCAATACTTAGAAAAATCATCATATAAACCGCAAATTTTACATAGTCCAACGTCAGTGGTTGTCTGTCAGATTTCCATGTTGGGTTTTGGAAGTCTTGCTCTGTGAAATTGTTTCACCAGATTCAATTGATTTGGTATAATCTGTCTGAGTGAGTGACCAAGATCTTGCAAAAAACATGtggatatttgggtggaaaggGCCGTCTGGATTTTCTGCCCGTTCTACTGCTGAGGAAGTTACTCAGGGAATTGATGGAACCGGTCTCACTGCAATCGTTACAGGTTTTCTCCTTTCTGTTAAATTCATCATCTTCCTTCATTCTTTTCATCtggcttttcttttccttcattttGTTTGGTAGTCGCTATTATTTCATATCGCATCTTACTATcatgtgtttggttgctgagaaaattacCGGAAAAGAGGAAATAAAGCTGGTTTAGTCGTATTTGATTTCATACTATCGTTTGAGCATCCAAGGGTGGTTTCTTTTGGCAACCCAGTTATATTTGGCTGTGTCTGATTGAAGCTGGCGAGGTTTAGGATCAGTTGACGTTTGTGTTTTTTTCCTGTCGGCTACTATGTTTTTGGCTCGAAAATGTAAATTATGTTGATTATTGTTCTACTTTATGTTCATTTGAATCATGATGTTTGAGGTTTTGGAGGGTGATCAGTTCGATGAAGCTAAAAATATACCGCTTAGGATTGAAACATTATTGTTAAGAACATAAAAAATTCTGAAGTAAATGGAGGTGatcaagaaaatattttatgtCAGTTTCCGATGAACTTATCGTGACAGATTACGAAATTTATTCATCGGAAAATCCTGACGTTGACCTACTGAGAGGTTTTATGACCTCCCTTTGCTTATGAATTTGGGGATTAGtgaaatttgaaatgttttGCCTTTTTCAGTTCTTAGACTGTTTAATTTCAGGAGCATCGAGTGGTCTTGGTTTGGAGACAACACGAGTTCTAGCCTTGCGTGGTGTTCATGTCGTAATGGCAGTAAGGAATACTGATGCTGGTAGGAATGTTAAAGAGGAAATACTTAAGGAAATCCCCACGGCCAAAATCGATGTCATGGAGCTTGATCTCAGCTCAATGGCATCAGTTAGGAAGTTTGCATCAGAATACAACTCATCTGGTCGACCATTGCATATTCTGATGTAAGACATCTGAATTGGACTGCTGAATATAACTCAGTTGCTACTTGTGACTACATGTGTCTCTGTGTGTTTGCATACACTCTTGGTTGTGTGCCTTTGGATTGATGATTGTTATTGCTAATTTCTCCTCTGTGTTTGTTTGAAGTAATAATGCAGGGGTTATGGCAACTCCGTTCATGCTTTCAAAAGACAACATTGAAATGCAGTTTGCAACCAATCATTTAGgtatttaaaacataaaattctcttgatttctctctagGATGTGAAAATCTTTTCCATGAGGGTATATGGTTGACAAACTTTAGATAGGAAAGTTCTGGTCCATCGTTgcaattttcagtttttgtttaaaGAAATACGGAATTGTTAGATTGGAATAATATTAGGATCTTGAAAAACTTCATTTTTCACATAGAGGCTGCGACTTCCCCCAAGTTTTTGCTGTTCAATAAGGTTTCCGTTTCTCATTTTTAAAATACGGTCATTTGAAATCAGCTGTTATATCGTCTGTATAAAATTGGGATCTGATAGTTCTTACCACTGTTCTACAGGCCATTTTCTTTTGACAAACCTTCTGTTAGAAACCATGAAAAAGACAACAAAGgaaagcaacaaagaaggaagGATCGTGAATTTATCATCAGAGGCTCACCGATTTGCATATACCGAGGGGATTCGTTTTGACAAGATTAATGATGAATCAGGGTAAGTCTGAGAGGACAATTTAATGATTTTATCACTCTATGCTGCTGCGAAATTACAGTAGTATCCGATTTAATGATTTTATCGCATGATGTACCAAATTTTGTCCACTAATActtcattttgattttcttttcttacttGAAAATGTACAGATACTCCAGTATGTATGCTTATGGACAATCAAAACTTGCGAATATATTGCATGCTAATGAGCTCACAAGGCGCTTGAAGGTACTAAATTCATACAGGATCATCAACTGGTTTACTAGTGAACTGAATGATATGAATCATTTCATGTGATTGTGGTTTTTCTTGGTCTTTCCTCGGTGTAAAGAGTCCTCAACCTGCTACAGAGAGAGCAGGATTGATTCATCCACGTAATTTGGTCTTCTAGAATAGCACCCTTAAATAATAGCGTCCTGAAGACTTTTGTTTAACGTGTTAAGTACCTGAGATAAATGTGAAAATTAGATGTGTTAGTGTGTGCATGGCCCTTTTGGTCAATAGAAGAGAAAAGAGTCAGCGTAATTTCAGATTGTTACACTTCCCATCTTCGgaagagaaaatttgaaaacagcATTAGATCACAATTTGTAGCCTTTACATTGTTGGTGTTTTCAACATTTATAAGCTCTCTTCAATTTTATACTTCCAAATAAGCCATGCCATCATGCATAAGAAATTCTAATCTTCTGTTGTGTTTCAATTTttgcttatttatttatatatttttctctcttaacAGGCAGAAGAGATTAATATAACTGCTAATTCCCTTCACCCCGGATCAATTGTTACCAATCTTCTACGCCACCACAGTTACATTAATGGTAAATATTTGAACCGTTGATAAATATTCGATAATAGGTTGATTTGTTCTGGATGAGGTGATTAGGTCATGCATTCTGAGTTGTAGTTCTACAATCTCGTATAAATATTCTTTCGATTTACATAATTCTTAAGAATGCTATATGGTATGATTTACAGCGTAATGACTGGGAGCacaattatttaattatgtGTTCCAATTTACGGGTACAGACAATATGGTACTATCAATTTGACTTGAGTAATATCAAGATCTTCATTCTGTTCATTCTGTGTTCAGAATCCTCTTGTCAGTTTCCCTTTTACTTTCATCATTTCCTTTATTTATCTGGATTCATATTTTGATCTTCATTGTTTTGGGTTAATGCAGCCATTGCCGGCTTCTTCGGTAGACTTATGCTTAAAAATGTTCAGCAGGTATTATACTAATCCGATTCACTCAACAGGCTCATATGATTCAATCAGCATCACTATTTTCGTTCtctttttcaattgtttaacaTCACTGCAGGGGGCAGCAACTGAATGCTATGTAGCGTTGCATCCGCAAGTTAATGGTGTCAGCGGTGAATACTTTATGGACAGCAACAAAGCTAACCCGACCCTTCAAGCCAAAGATGCTGAATTGGCAAAGAAGCTATGGGATTTCAGTGTGAGCCTGACGGATCCAAAGTAATCAGGAACAACAGATTGGTCAGACTAAATACGTGTTGTAAAATTACAACTGTTTTTCATGTAACTGTCTGAGACTTTATTTGAAGCTAAAATGTTGAATGATCATGTAAAACTTACATATATATAGCCTATGGCGGGGACCTTGTTGCCTTGTAGGAAAGCCGTCGGCATACATATTACATATGCTTTCCATCATTTTGGTTACAACACCCGCCCCCCCCCCGGCGTcgtctttctctcttcttccccCACCCACCCCCCACACGTGCGCAGTTGTTTCTGGCGAACAGAAACTCAATTTTCCAACCAACTCCAAATTCTACTAAATTTTATAGGAAAGTGGATCGCAACAAAAGGATCAGCTTTTATGCCTTCCATGAAGTCCGGCATGATgtccaaaagtggacgaaaGCCCGTGAAAGGTGTATCTTGCCATTCAACGTCTGATGGACAATACGAGCACGGGATTTTAAAGCTGGGGTCGAGGCGAATCTAACCCTGGTGGTGCGCCACCATGTTTATTGTCGAAAAAGGTGATCTCCAAATCTAGAGTTTACGGTGACCGTGAGGTTTTGGACTTTGATTCGTCCCCTAGGGAaatctatataaaaaatttgataagATAGGAGCACTCGGACGTCAAGACGATTTCAGCGCCACCAATCCTATTTGACGCAGGAGGAGCCAAGGGTCTAAAGAGAGATAACCTGAGATTCACTCAATCAAGAACAACCGATCATGCTCGACGTTGCTAAAGCTTCAAAATCACTTCTTGATATTGGTTACTTTGAAACGAATAGAGATAATTGGAATCATTACTGAAAGTTGTTTGGTCCGATTGTTTTCTTCTAATGTCGCAAGAACAGAATGCCTCTTTATAAAGCTTCCCACAATGTTGTTTAATCAATGAACTCGTATTTGCATAGCGGTATTTGCAACAATTGGGGTGGGATTCCAATCTGGAAAACAATTGATCCCAAGCTGCATACAACACTGTTAATTAGCCATCTTAATCATTGTCTTGTAGTGGACATTTTGCATGTCATAAATTGGTGGAGAACTCCAATTTACAAAGTTCTCATTGAATTCATCGTCATCATCGATGTACGTGTCGTAAATTGGCAGGGAATTCTAATCGACCAAGCTAATCTATTTAACCATCTTATATTCAAACGGATGAAAACTTTCACTCATCATCTTCATACGCAATAGAAAACTACTCTAATGCCACTTTACGCAGGACGAGCCAAGAgtttcaaagagatggggtagATAACTTAGGATTCACTCAAGCATGGCCAGCGGATCTTGCTCGATACTGCTAATTGTGGATTCACTTACACGACCAAGGCAAATGTTTGATTTTTAGAGGAAGAAAACACCCCCTTCAAGTGCACAAggcaaatatatatttttttaattaaacaagTCCGCCATTCAAGGCTTTCTACTACAAGGATTTACCAATTAATAAACCTAAGTTTCTATGATAACCTTACAACTTCTGCAGGTCATATTCTTCTCACTGAACTTCTGTTGGAGATCATGAAAACAACGTCGCGAGAAAGCGAAGTAGAGGGGAGAATTGTTAATGTATCATCATCACTTCATCCAGATGGGTACAGCGAAGGGATTCGTTTTAATACAATTAATGATGAAGCAAGGTAAATCTTCTTTCGGCTGTTCTGGTTTAATATTTTAGTATCCGTTTTTAACATTTCGAAGTGCATGTTTCGGAGAATTATGTCAACTATCTAACCCTTTTGGTTGCTAATTTACAGATACAACAGATATTATGCCTATGCTCAATCCAAGCTTGCTTACTTGTTACATACTAATGAACTTACAAGGCGTCTCAAGGTATTGGACATTTTAAGTCATCCAATGCAAATATTTAACCTGTTACTATAAGAATTGATCTGCAGTAAT encodes the following:
- the LOC137710520 gene encoding short-chain dehydrogenase TIC 32, chloroplastic-like; its protein translation is MWIFGWKGPSGFSARSTAEEVTQGIDGTGLTAIVTGASSGLGLETTRVLALRGVHVVMAVRNTDAGRNVKEEILKEIPTAKIDVMELDLSSMASVRKFASEYNSSGRPLHILINNAGVMATPFMLSKDNIEMQFATNHLGHFLLTNLLLETMKKTTKESNKEGRIVNLSSEAHRFAYTEGIRFDKINDESGYSSMYAYGQSKLANILHANELTRRLKAEEINITANSLHPGSIVTNLLRHHSYINAIAGFFGRLMLKNVQQGAATECYVALHPQVNGVSGEYFMDSNKANPTLQAKDAELAKKLWDFSVSLTDPK